From Psychrobacillus sp. FSL K6-2836, a single genomic window includes:
- a CDS encoding cytochrome d ubiquinol oxidase subunit II: MTLEIIGIFVLWTFLFGYLIVASIDFGAGFFNAYSLLTGKQRILTNIIQRYLSPVWEVTNVFLVFFFVGIIGFFPKTAFYYGTTLLVPASIALILLAIRGSYYAFETYGSRGHKGYSFMYGLAGLFIPAALSIVLTISEGGFVHMINESPTLDYEALFTSPLTWAIVVLSLTSVLYISSVFLTWYADKARDLDATRLMRKYALIWALPTIITAGGIMVELRSHNPEHYENMLDIWWAFALSLLLFIGTVWLLWSKRNYGLAFVLLGGQFLIAFFAYGFAHRPYLLYPHLTIYDSFTNEAMAIALIVAFIAGLALLIPSLYLLLRLFLFNKDYVRGKKEDNHA, encoded by the coding sequence ATGACATTAGAAATCATCGGAATTTTTGTATTGTGGACGTTTCTCTTTGGCTACTTGATCGTAGCATCCATTGACTTTGGCGCCGGTTTTTTTAACGCTTACAGTTTGCTAACTGGAAAGCAACGAATACTAACGAATATTATACAACGTTATTTGTCGCCGGTTTGGGAAGTAACGAATGTGTTTCTTGTATTTTTCTTTGTGGGTATTATCGGATTTTTCCCGAAGACCGCTTTTTATTATGGTACGACCTTGCTAGTACCCGCTAGCATCGCATTAATATTACTTGCAATCCGTGGTTCTTACTATGCGTTTGAAACGTATGGCTCTAGAGGACATAAGGGCTATTCATTTATGTACGGTCTTGCTGGTCTATTTATACCGGCGGCTCTGTCTATCGTACTGACCATTTCAGAGGGCGGTTTTGTCCATATGATCAATGAATCACCAACCCTCGATTATGAGGCTCTATTTACAAGCCCACTCACATGGGCGATCGTTGTGTTAAGTCTTACTTCAGTTCTGTACATTTCATCCGTATTCCTAACCTGGTATGCAGATAAAGCTAGAGATTTAGACGCAACAAGGCTGATGAGAAAGTATGCGCTCATTTGGGCACTTCCGACCATCATAACAGCAGGTGGGATTATGGTGGAGCTGCGTTCACATAATCCGGAGCATTATGAAAACATGCTCGATATTTGGTGGGCATTTGCACTATCACTATTGCTCTTTATCGGAACAGTATGGTTACTTTGGTCAAAACGAAACTACGGTTTGGCATTTGTGTTACTAGGAGGACAATTTCTAATAGCATTCTTCGCTTACGGATTTGCGCATCGTCCATATTTACTGTATCCACACTTAACGATATACGACAGTTTTACAAATGAAGCGATGGCTATTGCTCTAATTGTTGCTTTTATAGCTGGGCTTGCTCTGTTAATCCCGTCACTGTATTTATTACTAAGGTTATTTTTATTCAATAAAGACTATGTACGTGGAAAAAAGGAAGATAATCATGCATAA
- the cydS gene encoding cytochrome bd oxidase small subunit CydS — protein sequence MTEFMIFYAPFIVLIGSIIVAFWAASKDGAVKDE from the coding sequence ATGACAGAGTTTATGATATTTTATGCACCATTCATCGTATTGATTGGCTCCATTATCGTAGCCTTTTGGGCTGCTTCTAAAGACGGGGCAGTGAAGGACGAATAA
- a CDS encoding YjjG family noncanonical pyrimidine nucleotidase — MKYDVLLFDLDDTLLDFGMTEHNAFRLLFEEYGFPNGLNDYHESYRTISKVLWDDLENGRTTLAELKVERFKRLFTEHALNIDPIVFGQKYIENLGKEVHMIAGVEEMFASIKDFRIALLTNGFKDVQHPRVNGSALKNLFEVIITSEETGFQKPQKEIFAYALEKLQISDPSRVLMIGDSLTSDIQGGNNFGIDTCWFNPNRKLNHIDIQPTFEIHTWDQLAEILNTKVLEVK; from the coding sequence ATGAAATATGATGTGTTGCTATTTGATTTGGATGATACTTTACTCGACTTTGGAATGACTGAACATAATGCATTCCGTCTTCTATTTGAAGAGTATGGGTTTCCAAATGGTTTAAATGATTATCACGAAAGCTATAGGACGATTAGTAAAGTTTTATGGGATGATCTAGAGAATGGTCGCACAACCTTAGCAGAGTTGAAGGTCGAACGTTTTAAACGATTATTTACAGAACATGCATTAAATATAGATCCTATAGTATTTGGTCAAAAGTACATAGAAAATTTAGGGAAAGAAGTACATATGATTGCAGGCGTGGAAGAAATGTTCGCTAGCATAAAGGATTTTCGAATTGCACTTCTTACGAATGGATTTAAAGATGTACAACATCCAAGGGTAAATGGATCGGCATTAAAAAATTTATTTGAAGTCATTATAACTTCAGAGGAAACAGGATTCCAAAAACCACAGAAAGAAATTTTTGCATATGCTTTAGAAAAACTTCAAATTTCCGATCCATCTCGTGTTTTAATGATTGGTGATTCGCTTACATCCGACATCCAAGGTGGAAATAACTTCGGAATTGATACATGCTGGTTTAATCCAAATAGAAAGTTAAATCATATTGATATCCAGCCAACCTTTGAAATTCATACATGGGATCAGTTAGCGGAAATTCTAAACACAAAAGTATTGGAAGTAAAATAA
- a CDS encoding YckD family protein: MNKRLFSVLTAILMAVGMIGLSSLVVKADMPTDVKLTTEQQEEMKSLQQDALNQKKEIINKYVEYGVFSKEKGQKVITHLEERYKKLEQNEFVPNFHDDYKKHRSKES; this comes from the coding sequence ATGAATAAACGTTTGTTTAGTGTATTGACAGCGATTTTAATGGCTGTAGGGATGATAGGATTGTCGTCATTAGTGGTAAAGGCAGATATGCCGACAGATGTAAAATTAACGACCGAGCAACAAGAAGAGATGAAGTCTTTACAACAAGATGCCCTTAACCAAAAGAAAGAAATCATCAATAAGTATGTTGAGTACGGTGTGTTTTCAAAAGAAAAAGGTCAAAAAGTAATAACGCATTTAGAAGAGCGCTATAAAAAACTGGAACAAAATGAATTTGTCCCTAACTTTCATGATGACTATAAAAAACATCGAAGCAAAGAATCTTAA
- the rlmD gene encoding 23S rRNA (uracil(1939)-C(5))-methyltransferase RlmD, whose protein sequence is MNQSYLERRLTLNTPVQKNDQLTVYIEDLTHDGAGVAKVDGYPLFIAGGLPNETVEVHVLKTLKNYGFAKLKNIVEPSPFRVEAPCPVFYECGGCQLQHMTYEGQLAWKESMVRNVMKRIGKIDAPVLPVKGMDKPWEYRNKSQIPFDLENGQVIAGFYQSKSHRIADTNTCLIQTDEADRLLRAVKENALKLDLIPYNEETKKGQLRHLVVRKGRATGEIMVVLVTKHAKLSKQDAIIQFIREVEPNVKSIVHNVNNRNTNVIFGNETNVIWGKAVIEDLIGDVRFEISARSFYQVNPEQTEVLYKQALEHAQLTGDETVIDAYCGIGTISLFLAQKAKQVLGVEIVPQAIEDAKRNAELNGFTNTYFEAGPAEEVIPKWYKEGKQADILVVDPPRKGCDEALLTTIIEQRPKRVVYVSCNPATLARDLRILEDGGYKTQEIQPVDMFPQSTHVECCALLELQL, encoded by the coding sequence ATGAATCAATCATACCTAGAACGGAGATTAACATTGAATACACCAGTACAAAAAAATGATCAGTTAACAGTCTATATTGAAGATTTAACACATGATGGTGCAGGAGTCGCAAAGGTCGATGGATATCCTTTATTTATTGCGGGTGGCTTACCGAACGAAACTGTAGAAGTCCATGTGCTTAAAACATTAAAAAACTATGGCTTTGCCAAGTTAAAAAATATCGTGGAACCTTCTCCATTTCGTGTAGAGGCACCATGCCCAGTGTTTTATGAATGTGGAGGCTGTCAGCTTCAGCATATGACGTATGAAGGACAGCTTGCATGGAAGGAGAGCATGGTTCGTAACGTCATGAAACGCATAGGGAAAATAGATGCACCTGTACTTCCAGTAAAGGGCATGGACAAGCCTTGGGAATACCGCAATAAATCTCAAATTCCATTCGATTTGGAAAATGGTCAAGTAATCGCTGGATTCTACCAGTCTAAATCACATCGTATTGCGGATACAAATACTTGTTTAATACAGACGGATGAAGCGGATAGATTACTTAGAGCAGTAAAAGAAAATGCATTGAAGCTAGACTTAATCCCATACAATGAAGAAACAAAAAAAGGCCAGCTACGCCACTTAGTTGTTCGTAAAGGACGAGCAACTGGAGAGATCATGGTTGTACTTGTAACGAAGCATGCTAAACTATCAAAGCAAGACGCTATTATACAGTTCATCCGTGAAGTGGAGCCAAATGTAAAGTCAATCGTTCATAATGTGAATAATCGAAACACAAATGTGATCTTTGGAAATGAAACAAACGTTATCTGGGGTAAAGCAGTTATTGAAGATTTAATCGGAGATGTTCGCTTTGAAATATCAGCCCGTTCATTCTACCAAGTAAACCCAGAACAAACAGAGGTTCTATACAAGCAAGCGCTTGAACATGCTCAGCTAACAGGTGATGAGACAGTGATCGATGCTTACTGTGGAATAGGTACGATTTCACTCTTTTTAGCGCAAAAGGCAAAACAGGTACTTGGCGTAGAAATCGTTCCACAGGCAATTGAAGATGCGAAAAGAAACGCCGAACTGAACGGATTTACTAATACTTATTTTGAAGCAGGGCCAGCCGAGGAAGTTATTCCTAAATGGTACAAAGAAGGAAAGCAAGCAGATATCTTGGTAGTGGATCCACCAAGAAAAGGCTGTGACGAGGCACTACTTACGACAATCATCGAACAACGTCCTAAGCGTGTCGTGTATGTATCTTGTAACCCAGCAACACTTGCTCGCGATTTGAGAATTTTAGAAGATGGTGGTTATAAAACACAGGAAATTCAACCAGTTGATATGTTCCCACAGAGTACACATGTGGAATGCTGTGCGTTACTAGAATTACAGTTGTAG
- a CDS encoding recombinase family protein — translation MTEFTGAKSPYMYKVNVINKNFNFVTIRPFDIIRRIFSKYIAGNGFKCYSKHYYITRGERHLNKSQEKATDRWKRLSVRVILKSPHYAGILQQ, via the coding sequence ATGACGGAGTTCACAGGTGCAAAATCCCCATACATGTATAAAGTTAATGTGATAAATAAAAACTTCAATTTCGTTACGATTCGACCTTTTGATATTATCAGAAGAATATTTTCAAAATATATAGCAGGTAATGGGTTTAAATGCTATAGCAAGCATTATTATATAACGAGGGGGGAACGACATCTTAACAAATCGCAGGAAAAGGCTACTGATAGGTGGAAAAGATTATCAGTGAGAGTAATACTCAAAAGTCCGCACTATGCTGGCATTTTACAACAATAA